A part of Methanobrevibacter sp. genomic DNA contains:
- a CDS encoding PINc/VapC family ATPase: protein MNCIIPDTSAVIIGAVSELIENGDFDYPEVIVPEAVVCELEHQANAKRSEGIKGLNELKKLQDMQDEGELAITFKGKRPTNYDIKYAKSGEIDSIIRDLARSEFGMLLTNDKVQAEVAKAQGIPVYYYEQKYVHKALSIEKFFDETTMSIHLKENVVPMAKKGTPGHIDFVKLEDEPYSYSELNNIVDEILEKAHTDSKTYLESDKEGSFVVQSREYRISIAYPPFAEGLEITVVRPVANIDLDEYHLSDKLLNRIKTSAEGILISGSPGAGKSTFVQAIAKYYSRDLNKIVKTMESPRDLQLDDEITQYSPLEGSMENTADVLLLVRPDYTIYDELRKNTDFNIFADMRLAGVGMIGVVHATRPIDAIQRIASRVELGVIPSIVDTSIYIEDGKVTSVYETKMTVKVPTGMKEADLARPVIEVRDFETGELKNEIYTYGEQTIVMDMDLVNGSGENAPHKSSVDLIAEKEILRKIKRILPKKAKVDVEVISPDRANIYIPDEYVPKIIGKNGKRIAEIEREIGISLGVEIIDEKPVDKTPFEVDIIHTRKQMILDLGKENGRQNFDILIEGEYLLTATTSKKGEIKIKNGIELSDFILEAIEMGLKITAVKK from the coding sequence ATGAACTGTATAATCCCCGACACAAGCGCAGTAATAATAGGTGCGGTAAGTGAACTGATAGAAAATGGAGATTTCGACTATCCGGAAGTTATTGTACCGGAGGCTGTAGTCTGTGAACTTGAACATCAGGCCAATGCAAAAAGGTCTGAAGGAATAAAAGGATTAAATGAACTAAAGAAACTACAAGATATGCAGGATGAAGGCGAATTAGCCATTACCTTTAAAGGAAAACGCCCAACCAATTATGATATCAAATATGCCAAAAGCGGCGAGATAGACAGCATTATACGAGACCTTGCAAGATCCGAATTTGGAATGCTTCTGACAAATGACAAGGTACAGGCAGAAGTGGCAAAAGCACAGGGAATTCCCGTCTATTATTATGAACAGAAATATGTCCATAAGGCTCTCTCAATCGAGAAATTCTTTGACGAAACCACAATGTCCATACATCTAAAAGAAAATGTAGTTCCAATGGCAAAAAAAGGAACACCCGGCCACATCGACTTCGTTAAGCTTGAAGATGAACCATATTCCTACTCTGAACTTAATAATATAGTGGATGAAATACTTGAAAAGGCACATACCGATTCAAAAACCTATTTGGAATCCGATAAGGAAGGGTCATTTGTTGTCCAATCAAGAGAATACCGGATATCAATAGCTTATCCGCCATTTGCCGAAGGTCTTGAGATTACAGTTGTTCGACCAGTTGCAAATATAGATTTGGATGAATATCACCTATCAGATAAACTATTGAATCGAATTAAAACAAGCGCTGAAGGTATATTAATATCCGGTTCGCCTGGTGCGGGCAAATCCACATTTGTACAGGCAATAGCCAAATACTATTCAAGAGATCTAAATAAAATTGTTAAGACCATGGAATCCCCAAGAGACTTGCAGTTGGATGATGAAATAACCCAATATAGCCCTCTTGAAGGAAGCATGGAAAACACTGCTGATGTTCTATTGCTCGTGAGACCGGATTATACAATTTATGACGAACTAAGAAAAAACACTGACTTTAACATTTTTGCTGACATGAGACTTGCAGGTGTCGGAATGATCGGTGTTGTTCATGCAACACGACCAATAGATGCAATTCAAAGGATTGCATCAAGAGTGGAACTTGGTGTAATACCTTCAATTGTGGATACAAGCATTTACATTGAAGACGGTAAAGTTACAAGCGTCTATGAAACAAAAATGACTGTTAAAGTTCCAACAGGAATGAAAGAAGCAGACCTTGCAAGACCTGTCATTGAAGTAAGAGACTTTGAAACTGGCGAGCTTAAAAATGAAATCTACACATACGGTGAGCAAACCATCGTTATGGACATGGATTTGGTAAACGGTTCTGGAGAAAATGCCCCCCACAAATCTTCTGTAGACCTAATTGCAGAAAAAGAAATCCTAAGAAAAATAAAAAGGATACTTCCTAAAAAAGCAAAAGTTGATGTTGAAGTAATCTCACCGGATAGGGCCAACATTTACATTCCAGATGAATATGTTCCAAAAATCATCGGAAAGAACGGAAAAAGAATCGCCGAGATTGAACGTGAAATCGGAATAAGTTTGGGCGTGGAAATCATCGATGAAAAACCGGTTGACAAAACTCCATTCGAAGTGGACATTATCCATACAAGAAAACAAATGATTTTAGATTTGGGAAAAGAGAATGGAAGGCAAAACTTTGACATCTTAATTGAAGGAGAATACTTGCTTACTGCAACAACTTCTAAAAAAGGTGAAATAAAAATTAAAAATGGTATCGAATTATCCGATTTTATCTTGGAAGCTATTGAAATGGGCTTAAAGATTACAGCAGTTAAGAAATAG
- the hisS gene encoding histidine--tRNA ligase: MEFTRPRGTRDFLFDEMRQRKKAESTLRNIFENYGYQEIKTPLFEELKLFTTKSGEEIVNQLYNFKDKSDRELTLRPEITAPVARLYINELQKTSTKPIKLYYYGSCFRYERPQKGRFRQFWQFGCELIGAKSPQGEAEVIALCTDAINALGITTADVNLNHLGIIRGLFKHFEISAETQREIMVVIDKGDKDLLIESLSGDEPVIDNDELNQILLKLIDFIGDKSILNDVEELLAPYDEPKEALEEFKQLIEILEAFDVNNYTLNLGVARGLDYYTGIVFEIYVPELGAQKQICGGGSYNLVKLFGGQEVESTGFALGFDRLMNAIEELTETEELPSHLDIYVAPISESVRPKAYEITQILRKNNIKADVDLNGKKFKKLINHANRINVSKIAIIGENDLKENKITIRDMKSGNQELVDIDSIVDYLKEE, from the coding sequence ATGGAATTTACAAGACCTAGAGGTACAAGAGATTTCTTATTTGATGAAATGAGACAGAGAAAAAAAGCAGAAAGTACCTTAAGAAACATATTTGAAAATTATGGTTATCAGGAAATCAAAACCCCTTTATTTGAAGAATTAAAGTTATTTACAACAAAATCAGGAGAAGAAATTGTTAATCAATTATACAATTTTAAAGACAAATCAGACAGAGAATTAACCTTAAGACCTGAAATTACAGCTCCAGTTGCTAGATTATACATAAATGAGCTTCAAAAAACTTCTACAAAACCTATCAAACTTTATTACTATGGAAGTTGTTTTAGATATGAAAGACCTCAAAAAGGAAGGTTCAGACAATTCTGGCAATTCGGCTGTGAGCTGATTGGAGCCAAATCACCTCAAGGTGAAGCGGAAGTAATTGCATTATGCACAGATGCGATCAACGCTTTGGGAATTACAACTGCCGATGTCAATCTCAACCACTTGGGAATCATCAGGGGACTGTTCAAGCACTTTGAAATCTCAGCCGAAACCCAAAGGGAAATAATGGTCGTCATTGACAAGGGAGATAAAGATTTACTAATCGAATCATTAAGTGGAGACGAACCGGTCATTGACAATGACGAGTTAAATCAAATTCTACTAAAATTAATAGACTTCATTGGAGACAAATCAATTTTGAATGATGTTGAAGAATTGCTTGCCCCTTATGATGAGCCAAAAGAAGCGCTTGAAGAATTTAAACAGTTAATCGAAATTTTAGAGGCTTTCGATGTTAATAACTATACATTGAACCTGGGAGTTGCAAGAGGACTTGACTACTACACCGGAATCGTGTTTGAGATTTATGTTCCGGAGCTTGGTGCTCAAAAGCAGATCTGCGGTGGGGGATCATATAATCTGGTTAAACTGTTCGGAGGCCAGGAAGTCGAGTCCACCGGATTTGCGCTTGGTTTTGACAGACTAATGAACGCAATAGAAGAGCTTACCGAAACCGAAGAGTTACCTTCACACTTAGATATCTATGTTGCTCCAATTTCAGAAAGCGTAAGACCTAAAGCCTATGAAATAACCCAGATTCTAAGAAAAAACAACATCAAGGCAGATGTCGATTTGAACGGCAAAAAATTCAAGAAACTAATTAATCATGCCAATAGGATAAACGTTTCAAAAATAGCTATAATCGGTGAAAACGATCTTAAAGAAAATAAGATTACAATCAGAGACATGAAAAGTGGAAATCAGGAACTGGTAGACATCGACAGTATAGTAGACTATCTCAAAGAGGAATAA
- the hisI gene encoding phosphoribosyl-AMP cyclohydrolase, translated as MEINFRHEINGAKVITAIAQDADTDQILMLANMNKEALQKTIETGKAHYWSTSRNQLWLKGESSGHFQEVKEILVDCDMDAIVLKIKQTGAACHEGYLSCFFRKINTDNEVDIEDLKDDDLEIVLERLVNPDDVY; from the coding sequence ATGGAAATTAATTTCAGACATGAAATAAATGGTGCTAAGGTCATAACTGCCATTGCTCAAGATGCCGATACAGACCAAATACTAATGTTGGCAAACATGAACAAAGAAGCGCTCCAGAAAACAATTGAAACAGGAAAAGCGCATTATTGGAGCACTTCAAGAAATCAATTATGGCTAAAGGGAGAAAGTTCAGGACACTTTCAGGAAGTAAAGGAAATCCTTGTTGACTGCGATATGGATGCAATAGTTTTAAAAATCAAACAGACCGGAGCGGCATGCCATGAAGGATACCTTTCCTGCTTTTTTAGAAAAATTAACACCGACAATGAAGTGGATATAGAAGACTTAAAAGATGATGATTTGGAAATCGTGCTAGAAAGGCTCGTAAACCCAGACGATGTGTATTAA